A window from Drosophila yakuba strain Tai18E2 chromosome 3L, Prin_Dyak_Tai18E2_2.1, whole genome shotgun sequence encodes these proteins:
- the LOC6535183 gene encoding uncharacterized protein LOC6535183, which yields MANGSATEAAATANPQQRIPQATKQALFIETTMGSQESAPAALGVNDLVADVCMNGRGVEFPSTRTSTSTGGAGPASVSSSSLSFKHFLSSTGTVTAPTSTVTSAAVQTSTGARPKVPQSASASHMQPPDVNGSSASSRMKRSPRFSSFDSQASLAEYAACGGGATSSSGGSQSHRLRPDLRLGHDAVEDALDNDDDDHVALAQVRNTNRHYDERIDDDIFPSAANQQPSVGSRYVPRSYSNYDMPHNLPCSSSSPRRRPSGNRDQRPTRLVLSAGSKIKIDLPLDTCNTVGGGACGGGASASALPDFVQDHLPDAWCAGQDDLSSPPNSPLGGAEASSGAVGILPSSHATRGPSAAALPGPTGEPAAGSTVKMLPDFLSDGSIIHSSQRLADVAIGLPSNFIDSPPQESEGTLQLSTLRQENERLQRELQEARTELNIQTRRASEFEQQLLQLSETSRRREALATTTNTQATQLLRRQLAQLEAELSSLRGGGSATGGVPVATPIRDSESSTNSGISAQRPSRTHHLSRDLLRAADTAEQNLRQLLTGVENLRQMAASLEQPGQPTASPRSPDLYTDFK from the exons atggcaaatggaagtGCGACCGAAGCGGCGGCCACGGCCAACCCGCAGCAGAGGATTCCGCAAGCCACAAAGCAAGCGCTCTTTATCGAGACGACAATGGGTTCCCAAGAGTCTGCGCCCGCCGCTCTGGGAGTAAACGATCTTGTGGCGGACGTGTGCATGAACGGCCGCGGAGTGGAGTTCCCCAGCACACGGACCTCCACGTCCACGGGAGGAGCGGGACCGGCATCAGTTTCCTCGTCATCGCTCTCCTTTAAACACTTTCTCAGCAGTACCGGAACGGTGACGGCTCCGACCAGCACGGTAACTTCGGCCGCCGTGCAGACGTCGACGGGTGCACGACCTAAGGTACCCCAGTCAGCCTCTGCATCCCATATGCAGCCGCCTGATGTGAACGGCAGCAGTGCATCCTCCAGGATGAAGCGATCTCCGCGCTTCAGCAGTTTTGACTCGCAGGCGAGTCTGGCGGAGTACGCAGCATGTGGGGGAGGCGCCACCAGTAGCAGCGGCGGTTCTCAGTCTCACCGCTTGAGGCCAGATCTTCGGCTGGGGCACGACGCTGTTGAGGATGCTCTGGATAACGACGATGACGACCACGTGGCTCTGGCCCAGGTGCGTAACACAAACAGGCATTACGATGAAAGAATAGACGACG ATATTTTTCCATCCGCTGCCAACCAGCAACCCTCCGTTGGTTCGCGCTACGTGCCACGCTCGTACTCCAACTACGATATGCCTCATAATTTGCCGTGCTCTTCGTCATCTCCTCGACGTCGGCCGTCCGGAAACCGTGACCAACGCCCCACCAGACTTGTGCTATCTGCCGGCAGCAAGATAAAAATTGACCTGCCCCTGGATACATGCAACACAGTGGGTGGCGGAGCCTGTGGTGGCGGTGCTTCAGCATCAGCCCTGCCAGACTTCGTGCAGGATCACTTGCCGGATGCTTGGTGCGCCGGTCAGGATGACCTGAGCTCTCCGCCAAACTCGCCTCTGGGAGGAGCTGAAGCGTCGAGCGGAGCAGTGGGAATTCTACCGTCTTCGCACGCAACCAGAGGCCCCAGTGCTGCCGCCCTCCCGGGTCCGACCGGCGAACCAGCCGCCGGCTCTACCGTCAAAATGCTGCCTGACTTTCTGTCCGACGGTTCCATAATTCACTCATCTCAGCGACTAGCTGACGTAGCTATCGGTCTGCCCTCCAACTTTATTGACTCGCCTCCCCAGGAGTCCGAAGGTACGTTGCAACTGTCAACACTGAGACAGGAAAATGAACGTCTACAACGGGAGCTACAGGAAGCTCGTACGGAACTTAATATACAGACCAGACGGGCCAGCGAGTTTGAGCAGCAGCTACTGCAACTTTCAGAGACGTCACGGCGCCGGGAGGCCCTGGCCACTACGACCAATACACAAGCCACGCAGCTTCTACGGCGGCAGCTGGCCCAACTAGAG GCGGAGCTTAGCTCTCTAAGAGGCGGTGGAAGTGCGACAGGAGGAGTTCCAGTGGCGACACCTATTAGGGACAGTGAGAGCTCCACCAACAGCGGGATCAGTGCACAACGACCGTCCAGAACACACCATTTGTCTAGGGATCTACTGCGAGCGGCTGACACCGCTGAACAGAACCTGAG GCAATTGTTAACTGGCGTGGAAAATCTGCGACAGATGGCAGCTAGCCTCGAGCAACCGGGCCAGCCAACAGCATCGCCCAGAAGTCCCGATCTGTACACTGACTTTAAATGA
- the LOC6535184 gene encoding ras-GEF domain-containing family member 1C has translation MSSSNGGLSSATNGRSGSTGSAKINLNLKVHERSIGGALGAGASSATTTSITHKTLPDLKTQRSNSACHAHESLSALRRIALPEKPPEKLLSYGAVQSRILGQEASEDFLVYSEGRLHSGPLQSLIAHMVPTHEYYPDEGFIFAFLLSARLFVRPHELLAQISQTWEHQQQDVSTGGDVVDDAGQVPSRTKMLSINSASPLTQRKGNAAAAAHNSELEPRLQLRTNTQRSAQHCIRLLSEWIEIFPYDFRDERLMQQVRILARKCVYIDNSLGKQVSRILQLLVSRLTTLEQYEEFLQTLSSEEAQSQQQQNHHHGHHNHLHNAFQSFLGSSLHANGASGGGGSASGTSNSSSSGPTSSASTSNSISTTPQPDDVFGIMDICPSCAHLAHQLTAIELERLSHIGPEEFVQAFAKDYQQQAKDGSKEANKSKCSGGEGGSLNDMKKTRNLESYVQWFNRLSYLTASEIVKYPKKKQRVRIIEYWIETARECFNIGNFNSLMAIIAGLNLAPIGRLKKTWAKVQSAKFSVLEHQMDPTSNFNSYRSTLKAAMWRSEGATEERERIIIPFFSLFVKDLYFLNEGCSNRLPNNHINFEKCSQLAKQVMEFNEWKKVNCPFEKLPNVIAYLQHSAVLNENTLSMASFECEPPENTEEKDRYKTVKAETKQQLLQQLQEQHQQSQ, from the exons ATGTCGTCAAGTAACGGTGGTCTCAGCAGTGCCACGAATGGCCGCAGCGGCAGCACCGGGAGCGCCAAAATTAACCTTAATCTGAAGGTGCATGAGAGGTCCATAGGAGGGGCTCTTGGGGCTGGGGCATCAAGTGCCACGACCACGTCAATTACTCACAAAACACTGCCAGACCTGAAGACGCAGAGAAGCAATAGCGCCTGCCACGCACACGAGTCGCTCTCCGCTCTTCGCCGTATCGCGCTGCCGGAAAAGCCGCCCGAAAAGTTGCTGAGCTATGGCGCAGTCCAAAGCCGGATCCTGGGCCAAGAGGCTAGCGAAGATTTCCTTGTATACAGCGAAGGACGATTGCACTCAGGTCCGCTGCAATCGCTTATCGCCCATATGGTTCCCACCCACGAATACTATCCAGATGAAGGATTTATCTTCGCTTTCCTTCTCAGCGCCAGGCTTTTTGTGCGCCCCCACGAGCTATTGGCGCAGATCTCACAAACCTGggagcatcagcagcaggatgTGAGCACTGGCGGAGATGTTGTGGATGATGCCGGTCAGGTGCCCAGTCGCACAAAGATGCTCAGCATAAACTCTGCTTCACCGCTAACGCAGCGGAAAGGAAATGCAGCGGCCGCCGCACACAATTCGGAGCTTGAACCGCGTCTTCAACTGCGGACAAACACACAGCGCTCTGCTCAACACTGCATCAGACTCCTATCAGAATGGATAGAGATTTTCCCTTACGATTTTAGAGATGAAAGGCTTATGCAGCAAGTGCGCATCCTGGCGAGAAAGTGCGTCTACATTGATAATTCGCTGGGAAAGCAAGTTTCGCGGATCCTGCAGCTGCTCGTGTCTCGACTTACGACGCTAGAGCAGTATGAGGAGTTTTTGCAGACGCTTAGTTCCGAGGAGGCACAGAGTCAACAACAGCAGAACCACCACCACGGACACCACAATCACTTGCATAATGCCTTCCAGAGCTTTTTGGGGAGCTCTTTACATGCCAATGGAGCAAGTGGCGGCGGTGGATCTGCCAGCGGAACCTCTAATTCGTCCTCAAGTGGACCCACCTCATCCGCCTCCACATCTAACTCGATCTCCACAACACCCCAACCGGACGATGTGTTTGGCATCATGGACATTTGTCCGAGCTGTGCACACTTGGCACACCAGCTTACGGCCATCGAGCTGGAGCGCTTGTCGCACATTGGCCCAGAGGAATTTGTCCAGGCCTTTGCAAAGGATTATCAGCAGCAGGCCAAGGATGGAAGCAAGGAGGCCAACAAAAGCAAGTGTAGTGGAGGCGAAGGTGGTTCGTTGAACGACATGAAAAAGACTCGCAACCTGGAATCGTATGTGCAGTGGTTCAATCGGCTTAGCTACTTGACAGCAAGCGAGATTGTCAAG TACCCTAAGAAGAAACAGCGTGTGCGCATCATAGAGTATTGGATAGAAACAGCCCGCGAGTGCTTTAATATTGGCAACTTTAATAGTCTGATGGCCATAATAGCAGGTCTAAATCTGGCGCCCATAGGTAGACTGAAGAAGACT TGGGCCAAAGTGCAATCGGCCAAGTTCTCCGTGCTGGAACATCAAATGGATCCAACATCGAACTTCAACAGCTATCGCTCTACACTTAAAGCTGCGATGTGGCGCTCAGAGGGCGCTACTGAGGAACGCGAACGCATAATCATTCCATTCTTTAGTTTATTTGTTAAGGATTTATATTTTCTGAACGAGGGATGTTCCAACCG GCTGCCGAACAATCATATCAACTTCGAAAAATGCTCCCAGCTGGCTAAACAAGTGATGGAGTTTAATGAATGGAAGAAAGTAAACTGTCCGTTCGAGAAGCTTCCCAATGTCATAGCCTATCTTCAACACAGCGCAGTACTCAATGAAAACACTCTTTCCATGGCATCCTTCGAGTGTGAGCCACCGGAGAACACGGAGGAGAAAGATCGCTACAAGACCGTAAAGGCAGAGACGAAGCAACAACTGCTACAGCAGCTGCAAGAGCAGCATCAACAGTCGCAGTAA